GCCCTCAACGTCGTGGCCGCGCTCGACTTCGAGGAGGTCGGCGAGGTCGTGATGTTCAAGGAGCTGCTCGCCGACGGCGACCGTGCCCTGGTGATCGCCAACGCCGACGAGGAGCGGGTGGTGCGCCTGGCCGAGCCGCTGCGCGACATCACCCTGCGCGCCGGCGACTCCTTGCTGCTCGACGGCCGGGCGGCGTACGCCTATGAGCGGGTGCCCAAGTCGGAGGTCGAGGAGCTGGTCCTCGAGGAGGTCCCCGACATCGAGTACGGCTCGATCGGCGGGCTCATGGGTCAGATCGACCAGATCCGCGACGCCGTCGAGCTGCCCTACCTCCATCCCGAGCTGTTCCTCGAGCACCAGCTCAAGGCCCCCAAGGGTGTGCTGCTCTACGGCCCGCCGGGGTGCGGCAAGACCCTGATCGCCAAGGCGGTCGCCAACTCGCTGGCCAAGCAGGTCGCGGCCAAGACCGGGGCCAACGGCGGCGAGGCCGGCAAGTCCTACTTCCTCAACATCAAGGGCCCCGAGCTGCTCAACAAGTACGTCGGTGAGACCGAGCGCCACATCCGGCTGGTCTTCCAGCGGGCCCGCGAGAAGGCCAGCCACGGCACCCCCGTCATCGTGTTCTTCGACGAGATGGACTCCCTGTTCCGCACCCGCGGCTCCGGGGTGTCCTCCGACGTCGAGAACACCATCGTCCCGCAGCTGCTCAGCGAGATCGACGGCGTCGAGGCGCTGGAGAACGTGCTGGTCATCGGCGCCTCCAACCGGCCCGACATGATCGACCCTGCGATCCTGCGCCCGGGACGCCTCGACGTGAAGATCAAGATCGAGCGGCCCGACGCCGAGTCCGCGCGCGACATCTTCTCCAAGTACCTCGTCCCCGACCTGCCGCTGGACGCCGACGACCTGTCCGAGTTCGGCGGCGATCCGGTGGCCACCTCGGGCGCGATGATCCAGCGCACCGTGGAGCGGATCTACGCGGAGTCGGAGGAGAACCAGTTCCTCGAGGTCACCTACGCCAACGGCGACAAGGAGATCCTCTACTTCAAGGACTTCAACTCCGGCGCGATGATCCAGAACATCGTCGACCGCGCCAAGAAGATGGCCATCAAGGACTTCCTCGAGCACGGCCGGCGGGGCATCTCGGTCAACCACCTGACCCAGGCATGCCTCGACGAGTTCAAGGAGAACGAGGACCTGCCCAACACCACCAACCCCGACGACTGGGCGCAGATCGCCGGCAAGAAGGGCGAGCGGATCGTGTTCATCCGCACGCTGATCACCGGCAAGCAGGGCACGCAGCCGGGCCGCTCCATCGACACCGTCGCCAGCACCGGCCAGTACCTCTGAGGCCGTCGTGGCCGGGGAGTCGGAGCTCGAGCGCACCGAGCTCGAGGCGGTGCTGGAGACGCGTGCCGAGCTCGGACCGGCCTACGACGCCGCGCTCGTCGACTCCTTCGCGGACCGGGTGGAGGCGGTCGTCGCGACCCGCGTGGCCCAGCAGGTCTCCTCACGCCCGGCGGAGGCGCCGACCCACGGCTCCGCGGGCTCGCGGCAGCTCGCCCTGGGCATCGTCACCGGCGCCTTCGGCATCCCCGTGACCGCGATCAGCCTGGCGGTCCCCGAGGGCGAGGCGACCGGCCTGCTGGCCATGGTCGTCGGCTGGGCCGGGCTGGTCGGGATCAACGTCGCTCACGCCGTCCAGACGCGCCGGAGCGGCTGACGTGCCACTCGTCCAGCTCGCCATCGCCGCCGCCGTCATCGGGCTCCTGCTGCTCCTGGCCTGGTGGGCCAGCCGGCGTTGAGTCAGTAGGAGTGCCGCGTGGCCAGGACCTCGCGGAGCCGCTCCTCGTCGTAGGCCTCGCCCAGCCAGTCCATCAGCGGACGCAGGGCGGCGGGGTCCGCCACGTAGTCGTCGTACCGGACGTGGAAGGCGGCCTCGCCCAGGGACTCCCGCAGCTCCAGCAGCCGTGCCTCGACGGCCTCGAGCCGCTCCCGCGCTCCCGGGTCGTCGGCCCACCACCGGCTCTGCGCGACGTCGTCGAGGGAGCGGGTGTTGACGACGAAGCGGGCGCCCGGGAAGACCTTGCGCAGCCACGTCACGTACGCCGCGACGTCCTCGTCGTCCCAGCGGATCTCCTTGAAGCCGGTGACGCGAGTGCCGGGCTCGGGTCGCAACAGGGTGTCGAGAGCCAGCGCCCGGATCCCGGCGAGGCTGCGCCGCACCGGGAACTCGTCGATGCCGTAGTAGGCGTCGGTCGGCGGGTGACCGCCAGGCGGCAGCCCCCGACGCTCGCGGCCGGTCCGCTGCCGGTCGCGCTCCCGGACGGCGGTGCGGTGGAACTCCCACAGGTGGCGCATCGCCTGCCGGTTCTCGCCCCGCACGAGGTAGCCGGGCAGGGAGTTGAGCACGCCCTGGAGCAGCGTCGACCCCGAGCGCCCGTAGGTGACGATGAAGACGTAGCGGTAGTCGGGCTGTGGCCTCGACCGCTCGAGCCCGAGACGCCGCAGCAGCCGGCCGGCGACGCGGCGGGGCGACGGTCGGTCGGACATGGAGACCTCCTGGAGGGGCTGGCGGCGCGCCATTCAAGCACGGGCGAGCCGGCCGGCGTACCCACACCGGCCCGCCCCTGCGTGGGGGCCGGATGGCATGGGCGGGGCGGGGACAGGGCTCCCGCCGCCCGCGTACGCTCGTGGCATGAGCGTCCGCCGCGTGATGGGAACCGAGGTCGAGTACGGCATCTCGGTGCAGGGCCAGCCCCTGGCCAACCCGATGGTGGCCTCCTCGCAGGTGGTCAACGCCTACGCCTCGGCCACGGCCAAGGCCCGGCGGGCGCGCTGGGACTTCGAGGAGGAGTCGCCGTTGCGCGACGCCCGCGGCTTCGACATGTCCCGTCAGGTGGCGGACCCCTCGCAGCTGACCGACGAGGACCTCGGCCTCGCCAACGTCATCCTGACCAACGGCGCCCGGCTCTACGTCGACCACGCCCACCCGGAGTACTCCACCCCCGAGGTCACGACCCCGCTCGACCTGGTGCGGTGGGACAAGGCGGGGGAGCTGGTCATGCTCGACGCCGCCCGCCGGGCCGCCCAGCTGCCTGGCGGGAACCAGATCAACCTCTACAAGAACAACACCGACAACAAGGGAGCGTCCTACGGCGCCCACGAGAACTACCTGATGCGCCGGAGCACCCCGTTCGGCGACATCGTGCGACACCTGACACCGTTCTTCGTCTCCCGCCAGGTCGTGTGCGGCGCCGGTCGGGTCGGCATCGGCCAGGACGGCCGGGAGCACGGCTTCCAGATCAGCCAGCGCGCCGACTACTTCGAGGTGGAGGTCGGTCTCGAGACGACCCTCAAGCGGCCGATCATCAACACCCGTGACGAGCCGCACGCCGACCCCGAGCGCTACCGGCGGCTCCACGTGATCCTCGGCGACGCCAACCTCGCCGAGATCTCGACCTACCTCAAGGTCGGCACCACGGCGCTGGTGCTGGCCATGATCGAGGACGGGTTCATCGACCGGGAGCTCACCGTCGAGGGCTCGGTCTCGGCCCTGCGGGCGGTCTCCCACGACCCCACACTTCGTCACCACGTCACGCTGACCGACGGCCGCAAGCTGACCGCCGTGCAGCTGCAGCTCGAGTACCTCGACCTGGCCCGCAAGTTCGTCGAGGACCGGCTGGGCAGCGACGCCGACCCGCAGACCCTGGACGTCCTCGAGCGCTGGGAGTCGGTGCTCGACCGGCTCGAGCGCGACCCCATGGAGTGCTCGACCGAGCTTGACTGGGTGGCCAAGCTGCGCCTGCTGGAGCACTACCGCGACCGCGACGGCCTCGGCTGGGAGGACGCCAAGCTGCAGCTCATCGACGTCCAGTACTCCGACGTGCGCCCCGAGAAGGGGCTCTACCACAAGCTGGTGGACATGGGGCGGATCGAGCGCCTGCTCGACGGCGGCTCGGTGGAGCGCGCGATGCACGACCCGCCCCACGACACCCGCGCCTACTTCCGCGGCCGCTGCCTGGAGAAGTACGCCGAGCACGTCGCCGCGGCGTCGTGGGACTCGGTCATCTTCGACCTGCCGGGACGCGAGTCGCTCCAGCGGGTTCCGACCATCGACCCCCTGCGCGGCACCCGCGCCAGTGTCGGGGACCTGATCGACGGCTGCGACACCGCCGAGGCTTTGTTCGCCGCTCTCACCAGCTGATGGGCTGGAGTGGATAAGGTCGACCCATGGCACAGGAGCGAAAGACCCCGTCCCGGAAGTCCGCGGAGTCCAAGGACAACCAGGAGGCTCCGGAGCTCGAGTCCGACGTCAGCGAGCGCAAGGAGGCACTCGACGACGACGTCGACGCGATCCTCGACGAGATCGACGACCTGCTCGAGACCAACGCCGAGGACTTCGTGAAGTCGTTCATCCAGAAGGGCGGCGAATGAGCCTCGACCCCCGCCTCCCGGCCGCCTACCTGCAGCCGGGCACCTCCTCGTTCGCCGACTTCCTCTCCACCGCCGCCCCGGACCTGCTCCCGTCGCGTCGCTCCGTGCCCCAGGGCCACGCCGGTGACCTGGCGCCCCACGCCACCACGATCGTCGCCGCCACCTACCCCGGCGGGGTCGTGATGGCGGGCGACCGACGCGCCACCATGGGCAACGTCATCGCCCAGCGCGACATCGAGAAGGTCTTCCCGGCCGACGAGTTCTCCGCTGTCGGCATCGCCGGGACCGCCGGCCTCGCCGTGGA
The genomic region above belongs to Nocardioides coralli and contains:
- the arc gene encoding proteasome ATPase; translation: MSSTEGVPSPGGRTPEELANQVRFLEAEVTDLRRRLGDAPGHSRGLELRLADTQRSLAAVTAQNERLAQTLREARDQITKLKEEVDRLAQPPAGFGTFLTRNDDDTVDVFTGGRKLRVTASPNVELDELVRGQEVMLNEALNVVAALDFEEVGEVVMFKELLADGDRALVIANADEERVVRLAEPLRDITLRAGDSLLLDGRAAYAYERVPKSEVEELVLEEVPDIEYGSIGGLMGQIDQIRDAVELPYLHPELFLEHQLKAPKGVLLYGPPGCGKTLIAKAVANSLAKQVAAKTGANGGEAGKSYFLNIKGPELLNKYVGETERHIRLVFQRAREKASHGTPVIVFFDEMDSLFRTRGSGVSSDVENTIVPQLLSEIDGVEALENVLVIGASNRPDMIDPAILRPGRLDVKIKIERPDAESARDIFSKYLVPDLPLDADDLSEFGGDPVATSGAMIQRTVERIYAESEENQFLEVTYANGDKEILYFKDFNSGAMIQNIVDRAKKMAIKDFLEHGRRGISVNHLTQACLDEFKENEDLPNTTNPDDWAQIAGKKGERIVFIRTLITGKQGTQPGRSIDTVASTGQYL
- a CDS encoding sulfotransferase; translation: MSDRPSPRRVAGRLLRRLGLERSRPQPDYRYVFIVTYGRSGSTLLQGVLNSLPGYLVRGENRQAMRHLWEFHRTAVRERDRQRTGRERRGLPPGGHPPTDAYYGIDEFPVRRSLAGIRALALDTLLRPEPGTRVTGFKEIRWDDEDVAAYVTWLRKVFPGARFVVNTRSLDDVAQSRWWADDPGARERLEAVEARLLELRESLGEAAFHVRYDDYVADPAALRPLMDWLGEAYDEERLREVLATRHSY
- the dop gene encoding depupylase/deamidase Dop produces the protein MSVRRVMGTEVEYGISVQGQPLANPMVASSQVVNAYASATAKARRARWDFEEESPLRDARGFDMSRQVADPSQLTDEDLGLANVILTNGARLYVDHAHPEYSTPEVTTPLDLVRWDKAGELVMLDAARRAAQLPGGNQINLYKNNTDNKGASYGAHENYLMRRSTPFGDIVRHLTPFFVSRQVVCGAGRVGIGQDGREHGFQISQRADYFEVEVGLETTLKRPIINTRDEPHADPERYRRLHVILGDANLAEISTYLKVGTTALVLAMIEDGFIDRELTVEGSVSALRAVSHDPTLRHHVTLTDGRKLTAVQLQLEYLDLARKFVEDRLGSDADPQTLDVLERWESVLDRLERDPMECSTELDWVAKLRLLEHYRDRDGLGWEDAKLQLIDVQYSDVRPEKGLYHKLVDMGRIERLLDGGSVERAMHDPPHDTRAYFRGRCLEKYAEHVAAASWDSVIFDLPGRESLQRVPTIDPLRGTRASVGDLIDGCDTAEALFAALTS
- a CDS encoding ubiquitin-like protein Pup, which produces MAQERKTPSRKSAESKDNQEAPELESDVSERKEALDDDVDAILDEIDDLLETNAEDFVKSFIQKGGE